In one Fundulus heteroclitus isolate FHET01 chromosome 3, MU-UCD_Fhet_4.1, whole genome shotgun sequence genomic region, the following are encoded:
- the tmem238a gene encoding transmembrane protein 238a — MGEKYDGLSHCKLALVFAVVMDILGVTSLLVGVFASLEIQGKDFGDLLVYSGALLVLFSMAGWVLWYSGNIEGLHLQKDFHGMGSAVDRLARSVSRKIRLPRTRSSPH; from the coding sequence ATGGGGGAGAAGTATGACGGGCTGTCCCACTGTAAGCTTGCTCTGGTATTCGCAGTGGTGATGGACATCCTTGGTGTGACGTCCCTGCTGGTAGGCGTCTTCGCTTCCCTAGAGATCCAGGGCAAAGACTTCGGGGATCTGTTGGTGTACTCCGGAGCGTTGCTGGTGCTGTTTTCCATGGCCGGCTGGGTGCTTTGGTACAGTGGCAACATCGAGGGTCTGCATTTACAAAAAGACTTTCATGGCATGGGTTCAGCTGTGGACCGACTGGCCCGCTCCGTCAGCCGCAAGATACGGCTCCCCAGGACACGCAGCAGTCCCCATTAA